In Pseudomonas nunensis, a single window of DNA contains:
- the rpoE gene encoding RNA polymerase sigma factor RpoE yields the protein MLTQEEDQQLVERVQRGDKRAFDLLVLKYQHKILGLIVRFVHDTHEAQDVAQEAFIKAYRALGNFRGDSAFYTWLYRIAINTAKNYLVSRGRRPPDSDVSSEDAEFYDGDHGLKDLESPERALLRDEIEGTVHRTIQQLPEDLRTALTLREFDGLSYEDIAAVMQCPVGTVRSRIFRAREAIDKALQPLLQEN from the coding sequence ATGCTAACCCAGGAAGAGGATCAGCAGCTGGTTGAGCGCGTTCAACGCGGCGACAAGCGAGCTTTCGATCTGCTAGTGCTGAAATATCAGCACAAAATTCTCGGGTTGATCGTGCGTTTCGTGCACGACACCCATGAAGCCCAGGATGTCGCACAGGAAGCCTTTATCAAGGCGTACCGTGCACTTGGTAATTTCCGCGGAGACAGCGCGTTTTACACGTGGCTTTACCGCATCGCCATTAACACGGCGAAAAACTATCTGGTTTCACGCGGCCGTCGGCCGCCGGATAGTGATGTCAGTTCCGAAGACGCAGAGTTCTACGACGGCGATCATGGCCTCAAGGATCTCGAGTCGCCAGAACGCGCATTGCTGCGGGATGAGATCGAAGGCACCGTCCATCGAACCATCCAGCAACTTCCAGAAGATTTGCGTACGGCCTTAACTTTACGTGAATTCGATGGTCTGAGTTACGAGGACATTGCAGCCGTCATGCAATGCCCGGTGGGTACCGTGCGCTCCCGGATTTTCCGGGCTCGGGAAGCCATCGATAAAGCCCTGCAGCCGTTGTTGCAGGAAAACTGA
- the nadB gene encoding L-aspartate oxidase, with translation MSQQFQHDVLVIGSGAAGLSLALTLPGHLRIAVLSKGDLANGSTFWAQGGVAAVLDDTDTVESHVDDTLNAGGGLCHEDAVRFTVEHSKEAIQWLIDQGVPFTRDEQSGTEDGGFEFHLTREGGHSHRRIIHAADATGAAIFRTLLDQAKKRPNIELLEQRVAVDLITEKRLGLQGDRCLGAYVLNRASGEVDTYGARFVILASGGAAKVYLYTSNPDGACGDGIAMAWRSGCRVANLEFNQFHPTCLYHPQAKSFLITEALRGEGAHLKLPNGERFMQRFDPRAELAPRDIVARAIDHEMKRLGIDCVYLDISHKPEAFIKTHFPTVYERCLEFSIDITKQPIPVVPAAHYTCGGVMVDQQGRTDVPGLYAIGETSFTGLHGANRMASNSLLECFVYARSAAADILQQLPQVSIPIALPVWDASQVTDSDEDVIIAHNWDELRRFMWDYVGIVRTNKRLQRAQHRVRLLLDEIDEFYSNYKVSRDLIELRNLAQVAELMIQSAMERKESRGLHYTLDYPNLLPEALDTILVPPTYVD, from the coding sequence ATGAGCCAACAGTTTCAACATGATGTCCTGGTGATTGGCAGCGGCGCTGCCGGCTTGAGCCTTGCGCTGACCCTGCCCGGTCACCTGCGCATCGCCGTATTGAGCAAAGGCGACCTCGCCAATGGCTCGACGTTCTGGGCCCAGGGCGGTGTCGCCGCTGTGCTGGATGACACCGATACCGTTGAGTCCCACGTTGATGACACCCTCAATGCCGGCGGCGGGCTGTGCCATGAAGACGCCGTGCGCTTCACCGTTGAGCACAGTAAAGAAGCCATCCAGTGGCTGATCGACCAAGGCGTCCCGTTTACCCGCGATGAACAGTCCGGCACTGAAGACGGCGGTTTCGAATTCCACCTGACCCGCGAAGGCGGCCACAGCCATCGGCGCATCATCCACGCCGCCGATGCCACCGGTGCGGCAATCTTCAGAACCTTGCTCGATCAGGCCAAGAAGCGCCCGAATATCGAACTGCTGGAACAGCGGGTCGCAGTCGACCTGATCACCGAAAAGCGCCTGGGCCTGCAAGGCGATCGCTGCCTCGGCGCCTACGTGCTCAATCGCGCCAGCGGCGAAGTCGACACCTACGGCGCGCGCTTTGTGATTCTCGCGTCCGGCGGTGCCGCCAAGGTCTACCTCTATACCAGCAACCCCGATGGCGCCTGCGGTGATGGCATCGCCATGGCCTGGCGTTCGGGTTGCCGGGTGGCGAACCTGGAGTTCAACCAGTTCCACCCCACCTGCCTGTATCACCCGCAGGCCAAGAGCTTCCTGATCACCGAAGCCCTGCGCGGCGAAGGCGCGCACTTGAAGCTGCCGAATGGCGAACGCTTCATGCAGCGCTTCGACCCACGAGCCGAACTGGCGCCACGGGACATCGTCGCCCGGGCTATCGACCACGAGATGAAGCGCCTGGGTATCGATTGCGTCTACCTGGACATCAGCCACAAGCCCGAAGCGTTTATCAAGACCCACTTCCCGACGGTGTATGAACGCTGCCTCGAGTTTTCCATCGACATCACCAAGCAACCGATCCCGGTGGTTCCCGCAGCGCACTACACTTGCGGCGGAGTGATGGTCGACCAGCAGGGCCGCACCGATGTGCCGGGGCTGTACGCCATTGGCGAAACCAGCTTCACCGGCTTGCACGGCGCCAACCGCATGGCCAGCAACTCGCTGCTGGAATGTTTCGTCTATGCGCGCTCGGCAGCGGCGGACATTCTCCAGCAGTTGCCGCAGGTGTCGATCCCGATCGCCCTGCCCGTCTGGGATGCGAGTCAGGTCACCGACTCTGACGAAGACGTGATCATTGCGCACAACTGGGATGAACTGCGGCGCTTTATGTGGGACTACGTCGGCATCGTACGCACCAACAAGCGCCTGCAACGGGCTCAGCACCGGGTGCGCCTGCTGCTGGACGAAATCGATGAGTTCTACAGCAACTATAAAGTCAGCCGGGACTTGATCGAATTGCGCAACCTGGCCCAGGTGGCCGAGTTGATGATCCAGTCAGCGATGGAACGCAAGGAAAGTCGCGGCCTGCATTACACCCTCGACTACCCGAACCTGTTGCCAGAAGCCCTGGACACTATTCTGGTGCCGCCCACCTACGTCGACTGA
- a CDS encoding protein YgfX, producing the protein MSSPSNTFECRWHASRQLLAAYGLAQLFALGSLFLLSIPAWAYALGMLLCVAHGFWALPRQILLTHPQAIRGLRRDADGWQLWSQAQGWQAVQLRPDSLALPLVVVLRFRRRGERRVSTICVPRDSQAADLHRRLRVRLTFSRRRWAAPE; encoded by the coding sequence GTGTCCAGCCCAAGTAACACGTTCGAATGCCGCTGGCATGCCTCGCGGCAGTTGCTGGCGGCTTACGGTTTGGCCCAGCTGTTCGCGCTGGGCTCGTTGTTTCTTCTTTCTATACCGGCCTGGGCTTACGCGCTCGGCATGTTGCTGTGCGTGGCCCACGGTTTTTGGGCATTGCCGCGCCAGATTCTGCTGACACATCCTCAGGCAATTCGCGGCCTGCGCCGCGATGCCGATGGCTGGCAATTGTGGAGTCAGGCCCAGGGTTGGCAAGCGGTGCAGTTGCGGCCGGACAGCCTGGCGCTACCGTTGGTCGTGGTGCTGCGCTTTCGTCGGCGCGGCGAGCGGCGGGTCAGTACGATTTGCGTGCCTCGGGATTCGCAGGCGGCGGATCTGCACCGACGCCTGCGGGTCCGTTTGACGTTCAGTCGACGTAGGTGGGCGGCACCAGAATAG
- a CDS encoding succinate dehydrogenase assembly factor 2, producing MVEDVELNRLYWHSRRGMLELDVLLVPFVKEVYPHLNDVDRDCYRKLLECEDQDMFGWFMERAESEDPELQRMVRMILDRVQPK from the coding sequence ATGGTCGAAGATGTTGAACTGAATCGCCTCTACTGGCACAGCCGCCGCGGCATGCTTGAGCTTGACGTGTTGCTGGTGCCGTTCGTGAAAGAGGTCTATCCGCACCTCAATGATGTCGACCGCGACTGCTACCGCAAGCTGCTCGAATGCGAAGATCAGGACATGTTCGGCTGGTTCATGGAGCGCGCCGAATCCGAAGATCCGGAGCTTCAGCGCATGGTTCGCATGATCCTGGATCGTGTCCAGCCCAAGTAA
- a CDS encoding YgfZ/GcvT domain-containing protein, which translates to MADSAFFCTLSHEGVLAVRGADAGKFLQGQLTCNLNYLSDTQASLGARCTQKGRMQSSFRILLQGDGVLLAMASELLEPQLADLKKYAVFSKSKLTDESAAWVRFGLEHGDAALRSLGLELPADTDSVARNDDLIAIRLSPDRAELWVAAEQADAIKGKLSALLAEGDLNQWLLGQIRAGIGQVMPSTRELFIPQMLNLQAVGGVSFKKGCYTGQEIVARMQYLGKLKRRLYRLKLDGSELPEPGTQLFAPSHNSSIGEVVIAARGEQNIELLAVLQAEAAESGDIHLAALEGPALHLLDLPYALDRDKEIQR; encoded by the coding sequence ATGGCCGATTCTGCTTTTTTCTGCACCCTGTCACACGAAGGCGTTCTCGCGGTTCGCGGCGCGGATGCCGGCAAATTCCTGCAGGGCCAATTGACCTGCAACCTCAACTACCTGAGCGACACCCAGGCCAGCCTCGGCGCCCGCTGCACCCAGAAGGGCCGGATGCAGTCGAGTTTCCGTATTTTGCTGCAAGGCGACGGCGTGCTCCTGGCCATGGCCAGCGAACTGCTGGAGCCGCAACTGGCGGACCTGAAAAAGTACGCGGTGTTCTCCAAATCCAAACTGACCGATGAAAGCGCCGCCTGGGTTCGCTTCGGCCTCGAGCATGGCGATGCGGCACTGCGCAGCCTCGGTCTTGAGTTGCCGGCAGACACCGACAGCGTTGCACGCAATGACGACCTGATCGCCATTCGCCTCTCGCCTGACCGCGCCGAACTGTGGGTCGCCGCCGAACAGGCCGACGCCATCAAGGGCAAGCTGTCCGCCCTGCTGGCCGAAGGCGACCTGAATCAATGGCTGCTGGGCCAGATCCGCGCAGGCATCGGCCAGGTCATGCCGAGCACCCGTGAGCTGTTCATCCCGCAGATGCTCAACCTGCAAGCGGTCGGCGGCGTGAGTTTCAAGAAGGGCTGCTACACCGGCCAGGAAATCGTCGCGCGGATGCAATACCTGGGCAAACTCAAGCGTCGCTTATACCGCTTGAAGCTGGACGGTAGTGAATTGCCGGAGCCCGGCACCCAGCTGTTTGCCCCGAGCCACAACAGTTCGATTGGCGAAGTGGTGATTGCCGCTCGCGGCGAGCAAAACATTGAACTCCTGGCCGTGCTGCAAGCCGAAGCAGCAGAGTCAGGCGACATCCACTTGGCGGCGCTCGAAGGCCCTGCCTTGCACTTGCTCGACCTGCCCTACGCACTGGATCGCGATAAAGAAATCCAGCGCTGA
- a CDS encoding HDOD domain-containing protein, translating into MSELADKVQQDLVEAIDNDDLVLPTLPEVALQIRKAAEDPEISVSTLSKVIGRDTALSARLIKVVNSPLLRATQEVTDLHTAITRLGVNYSSNLAIGLVMEQIFHARSEVVEQKMRDVWRKSLEIAGISYSLCRSYTQLKPDQAALGGLVHQIGVLPILTYAEDHYELLSDPVSLNHVIDRIHPLLGDKLLSVWEFPEMLVKLPGQYLDFKRDSARVDYVDVVQVACLYCHKDTDHPLARIDAFNVPAFKKLGIDPENEAMCRDLEESRSMFY; encoded by the coding sequence ATGAGTGAGCTGGCGGATAAGGTCCAACAGGATTTGGTTGAGGCCATCGATAACGATGACCTGGTTCTGCCAACATTGCCGGAAGTGGCCCTGCAGATTCGCAAGGCCGCTGAAGATCCGGAAATCAGCGTTAGCACCCTGAGCAAAGTGATCGGTCGCGATACCGCGTTGTCGGCGCGCCTGATCAAAGTGGTCAACAGCCCGTTGCTGCGTGCGACTCAGGAAGTCACCGACCTGCACACCGCCATCACCCGGTTGGGCGTGAACTACAGCAGTAACCTGGCCATTGGTCTGGTGATGGAGCAGATTTTCCACGCCCGCTCCGAGGTGGTGGAACAGAAAATGCGCGATGTCTGGCGGAAAAGCCTCGAAATCGCCGGGATCAGCTACTCGCTGTGCCGCAGCTACACCCAACTCAAACCTGATCAGGCAGCGCTGGGCGGACTGGTGCATCAGATTGGTGTGTTGCCGATCCTGACCTACGCCGAAGATCACTATGAGCTGCTCTCGGACCCGGTCAGCCTCAATCATGTGATCGACCGCATTCATCCGCTGCTCGGCGATAAACTGCTCAGCGTCTGGGAGTTCCCAGAAATGCTGGTGAAACTGCCGGGGCAGTACCTCGATTTCAAGCGTGATTCCGCACGGGTCGATTATGTCGACGTGGTGCAGGTCGCCTGCCTGTATTGCCACAAAGACACTGACCATCCGCTGGCGCGTATCGACGCGTTCAATGTGCCGGCGTTCAAGAAGCTCGGGATTGATCCTGAGAACGAAGCGATGTGCAGGGATCTGGAAGAGTCGCGGTCGATGTTTTATTGA